From Psychrobacillus sp. FSL K6-2836, a single genomic window includes:
- the purR gene encoding pur operon repressor produces the protein MKWKRSERLVDMTQYLMEHPHKLIPLTFFASLYQSAKSSISEDLTIVKETFEERGRGLLVTVPGAAGGVKFIPTMTEEDVLKIADDLMAQLSKVDRLLPGGYLYMTDLLGNPSLMNKIGKVFASAFANAKIDAIMTVATKGIPIAHAIARHLNVPVVIVRRDSKVTEGPTVSINYVSGSARRIQTMVLSKRSMEKGQRVLITDDFMKVGGTINGMKSLLGEFNCELAGIAVLVEAEHQGEQLVKDYLSLVKLHEVNEKDGTIALTQGNYFEKGGKLDESSINN, from the coding sequence ATGAAATGGAAAAGAAGTGAACGACTTGTAGATATGACTCAATATCTTATGGAGCATCCACATAAATTAATCCCTTTGACATTCTTTGCTTCTTTATATCAATCTGCTAAATCTTCCATAAGTGAGGATTTAACTATTGTGAAAGAAACATTTGAAGAAAGAGGTAGAGGTTTACTTGTTACTGTTCCCGGTGCAGCAGGTGGAGTCAAGTTCATTCCAACAATGACAGAAGAAGATGTCTTAAAAATAGCAGATGATTTAATGGCACAGCTCTCTAAAGTAGATCGATTATTACCTGGCGGGTATTTGTATATGACGGACCTGTTAGGAAACCCATCACTGATGAACAAAATCGGTAAAGTATTCGCATCCGCATTTGCTAATGCAAAAATTGATGCCATTATGACGGTAGCTACTAAGGGTATACCAATTGCACATGCTATAGCGAGACATTTAAATGTACCTGTAGTCATAGTGCGAAGAGATAGTAAAGTAACGGAGGGTCCGACGGTAAGTATAAATTATGTATCGGGCTCGGCACGACGCATCCAAACGATGGTTCTATCTAAAAGAAGTATGGAAAAAGGACAACGTGTTTTAATCACTGATGACTTCATGAAAGTCGGAGGAACGATTAATGGGATGAAGAGTTTATTAGGGGAATTCAATTGTGAGTTAGCTGGAATTGCTGTGTTGGTAGAAGCAGAGCATCAAGGGGAACAATTGGTAAAAGATTATTTATCCCTAGTTAAACTTCACGAGGTCAACGAAAAAGATGGTACAATTGCTTTAACACAAGGAAATTACTTTGAGAAAGGTGGCAAATTAGATGAAAGCAGTATCAACAACTAA
- the ispE gene encoding 4-(cytidine 5'-diphospho)-2-C-methyl-D-erythritol kinase, translating into MYYVKAPAKINLTLDVLHKRPDGYHEVEMIMTTVDLADRIGLEVREDGKIHILSVDRFVPNDHRNLAYQAAKILKDIYRVKKGVSITIEKNIPVAAGLAGGSSDAAATLKGLNIIWELGLSLDELAEIGTKIGSDVAFCVYGGTALATGRGERIQELPSPANCWIILAKPTLGVSTADIYGNLKVNEIKHPNTAQMIESIQQKDFDLMCASVGNVLEDVTLKLYPEVAGLKDQMKKFGADAVLMSGSGPTVFGIVDQETRVHRIYNGLRGFCDEVYAVRLMGDREPLA; encoded by the coding sequence ATGTATTACGTAAAAGCACCTGCTAAAATAAATCTAACACTAGATGTACTACATAAGCGTCCAGACGGTTACCATGAAGTAGAAATGATTATGACAACGGTAGATTTAGCAGACCGTATAGGATTAGAGGTAAGAGAAGATGGAAAAATACATATATTATCCGTGGACCGCTTTGTTCCAAATGATCATCGGAATCTAGCATATCAGGCTGCAAAGATTCTAAAGGATATCTATCGAGTGAAAAAGGGAGTTTCTATTACAATCGAAAAGAATATTCCTGTAGCGGCTGGACTAGCTGGTGGTAGTAGTGACGCAGCAGCAACTTTAAAAGGATTAAATATTATTTGGGAATTAGGACTTTCTTTAGATGAACTTGCTGAGATAGGAACAAAAATTGGCTCCGACGTGGCATTTTGCGTATACGGAGGAACTGCTTTAGCAACAGGTAGAGGAGAGAGGATACAAGAACTTCCTTCTCCAGCCAATTGTTGGATCATCCTTGCGAAGCCAACACTCGGGGTATCGACTGCGGATATTTACGGTAATCTAAAAGTAAACGAAATAAAACATCCGAACACTGCTCAAATGATCGAATCTATTCAGCAGAAGGACTTTGATCTAATGTGTGCTTCTGTCGGAAACGTGTTAGAGGATGTAACACTTAAACTATACCCAGAGGTTGCTGGTTTAAAAGATCAGATGAAAAAATTCGGAGCCGATGCTGTTTTAATGAGTGGGAGTGGCCCAACTGTGTTTGGGATAGTCGACCAGGAGACGAGAGTACATAGAATATATAATGGTCTCCGTGGATTCTGCGACGAGGTATATGCAGTCCGTTTAATGGGTGATCGGGAACCACTTGCTTAA
- a CDS encoding small, acid-soluble spore protein, alpha/beta type, which translates to MSRKGIMSKELKEEIAKDLGFYEVVKTEGWGGIKSRDAGNMVKRAIEMAEQQMKSPK; encoded by the coding sequence ATGTCTAGAAAAGGGATAATGTCTAAAGAATTAAAAGAAGAGATAGCCAAGGATCTTGGATTTTATGAGGTAGTCAAAACCGAGGGCTGGGGAGGAATTAAATCACGTGATGCAGGTAATATGGTGAAGCGAGCAATTGAAATGGCTGAACAGCAAATGAAATCACCAAAGTAA
- the veg gene encoding biofilm formation stimulator Veg, with protein MPKTLADIKKSLDHHLGKRLQLKANGGRKKTIERAGVLRETYHAVFVIDLDQDENSFERVSYSYADVLTEAVEITIFDEANNLIVVK; from the coding sequence ATGCCAAAAACTTTAGCTGATATTAAGAAGTCATTAGATCATCATTTAGGCAAACGTTTGCAATTAAAAGCAAACGGAGGACGTAAGAAAACAATTGAGCGTGCGGGTGTACTTAGAGAGACATATCATGCAGTATTTGTTATCGATTTGGATCAAGATGAAAACTCTTTTGAACGTGTATCTTATAGTTATGCAGATGTTTTGACCGAAGCAGTAGAAATCACTATTTTTGACGAAGCAAATAATTTAATAGTTGTAAAATGA
- the rsmA gene encoding 16S rRNA (adenine(1518)-N(6)/adenine(1519)-N(6))-dimethyltransferase RsmA has translation MQKDIATPIRTQEILKKYGFSFKKSLGQNFLIDPNILRNIVNHADLTKDSAAIEIGPGIGALTEHLARTAGKVVAFEIDQRLLPVLADTLSPYDNVEIIHADILEADVQQIFEGQLQNYKDVMVVANLPYYVTTPILLKLLMDRLPIRGMVVMMQKEVADRITASPGTKAYGSLSIAIQYYMEAEIAMIVPKAVFMPQPNVDSAVIKLTRREAPPIQVIDEEFLFKVSRGSFVQRRKTIINNLQSSLPNGKAKKDLIIQALEKVGVDPTRRGETLSIEEFGKLSNELYEEFH, from the coding sequence ATGCAAAAAGATATAGCGACGCCAATACGTACACAAGAAATATTAAAGAAATACGGGTTCTCATTCAAAAAAAGCTTAGGGCAAAACTTTTTAATAGATCCAAATATTTTACGTAATATTGTAAATCATGCGGATCTTACGAAGGATTCCGCTGCAATTGAAATTGGACCTGGTATTGGAGCATTAACCGAGCATTTAGCGAGAACTGCAGGAAAAGTTGTTGCATTTGAAATTGACCAAAGACTGTTACCTGTTTTAGCAGATACGTTATCGCCATACGATAACGTTGAAATTATTCACGCAGATATTTTAGAAGCAGATGTTCAACAAATATTTGAAGGCCAACTTCAAAACTACAAGGATGTTATGGTTGTAGCTAATTTACCTTACTACGTAACGACGCCAATATTGTTGAAACTATTAATGGATCGCCTTCCTATTCGCGGGATGGTTGTTATGATGCAAAAAGAAGTGGCTGATCGAATTACCGCATCACCAGGAACTAAAGCATACGGGTCTTTGTCCATTGCTATTCAGTACTATATGGAAGCGGAAATAGCGATGATTGTCCCTAAAGCGGTGTTTATGCCACAGCCAAACGTTGATTCAGCAGTTATTAAACTGACTCGCCGTGAAGCCCCACCAATTCAAGTAATCGATGAGGAATTCTTATTTAAAGTTTCTCGTGGTTCTTTTGTTCAACGAAGAAAAACAATTATTAATAACCTACAATCATCACTACCGAACGGAAAAGCAAAGAAAGATCTTATCATTCAAGCTTTAGAAAAAGTAGGCGTAGACCCAACTAGACGTGGAGAAACTTTGAGCATAGAAGAGTTCGGGAAATTATCCAATGAACTATATGAAGAATTTCATTAA
- the rnmV gene encoding ribonuclease M5 encodes MQIKEIIVVEGKDDTTAIKRSVEADTIETNGSAISKETLMKIRHAQEKRGVIVFTDPDYPGRRIRAIIEEQVPGVKHAFLSKEKTIAKNGKGLGIEHAKDEDIRIALSNVYTPKSDKETFSEIPLSILVDGQLIGHPHSKERRTRLGELLKIGYTNGKQLQKRLSIFQISQQQVEEAIAQLNMEEK; translated from the coding sequence TTGCAAATAAAAGAAATAATAGTCGTTGAAGGAAAAGATGATACAACAGCCATAAAACGTTCTGTAGAAGCCGATACTATTGAAACGAATGGTTCCGCCATTTCTAAAGAAACACTTATGAAAATAAGGCATGCACAGGAAAAACGAGGAGTCATTGTTTTTACTGATCCAGATTATCCAGGAAGACGTATCCGTGCTATTATCGAAGAGCAGGTTCCAGGCGTGAAACACGCATTTTTATCCAAAGAAAAAACAATTGCTAAGAATGGAAAGGGTTTAGGGATCGAACATGCAAAGGACGAAGATATTCGCATTGCTCTTTCTAATGTTTATACCCCAAAATCGGACAAAGAAACGTTTTCCGAAATACCACTATCGATATTAGTTGATGGACAACTAATTGGTCATCCCCATTCGAAGGAAAGACGGACGAGATTAGGAGAGCTTTTGAAAATTGGCTACACCAATGGAAAACAGTTACAGAAACGACTATCTATTTTTCAAATTAGTCAGCAGCAAGTAGAAGAAGCGATTGCACAACTCAATATGGAGGAAAAATAA
- a CDS encoding ubiquitin-like domain-containing protein: MSNNSMKNLFFHSLRSKQTLVTVASLLLFLAVVSFVLFEGTKKTVALTVNGEQQEILTHANTVGELLDDHQIVVANEDFLYPSVNTSIENNLSVEWEQARQIEITVDGEIQTLTATDDLVSEILAKANVAVTEHDAITPAADAEVGPDNKIAIEKAFGVKLLDGGEVKKVWSTSTTVADFLKQHNIQLSEFDRVEQKMDEVVVPNSEIQVVRVEKVTDVVEEEINFAVETKKENSLLKGKEKVVQTGVNGTVSRTYEVVKENGKEVSRNMVSEKTIKEPTKKVVAVGTKVVTASISRGANSSAAPSGGKEFYATATAYTAYCNGCSGITATGVNLKSNPNLKVIAVDPSVIPLGSKVWVEGYGYAVAGDTGGAIKGNKIDLFMPSKSKAYDFGRKKVRVKVLN; encoded by the coding sequence ATGTCAAATAATTCCATGAAAAACCTGTTCTTTCATTCATTGAGGAGCAAGCAAACCTTAGTAACTGTAGCATCTTTACTACTGTTTCTTGCAGTCGTTTCTTTCGTTTTATTCGAAGGAACAAAGAAAACTGTTGCTTTAACAGTTAATGGTGAACAACAAGAAATATTAACGCATGCAAATACAGTTGGTGAATTATTAGATGATCATCAAATAGTAGTAGCCAATGAAGACTTTTTATATCCCTCAGTGAACACATCAATCGAAAATAATTTGTCGGTTGAGTGGGAGCAGGCAAGACAAATAGAAATCACAGTAGATGGAGAAATTCAAACACTTACAGCTACTGATGACTTAGTTTCAGAAATACTCGCAAAGGCAAATGTTGCAGTTACCGAACATGATGCTATAACACCTGCTGCAGATGCAGAGGTTGGACCTGATAACAAAATTGCTATTGAAAAAGCATTTGGAGTAAAGCTTTTAGATGGCGGTGAAGTAAAGAAGGTATGGTCCACTTCGACTACGGTCGCTGACTTTTTAAAACAACATAACATTCAATTGAGTGAATTCGACCGAGTAGAACAGAAAATGGATGAAGTAGTAGTCCCGAATTCTGAAATACAAGTAGTGCGAGTAGAAAAGGTCACCGATGTAGTTGAGGAAGAAATAAACTTTGCTGTAGAAACGAAAAAAGAAAACTCGCTACTAAAAGGGAAAGAAAAAGTAGTACAAACCGGTGTAAATGGAACTGTTTCACGGACTTATGAAGTAGTGAAAGAAAATGGTAAAGAGGTATCTCGTAATATGGTGAGCGAGAAGACGATCAAAGAACCAACCAAAAAGGTAGTGGCAGTTGGAACGAAAGTAGTGACTGCTAGTATTTCACGTGGAGCAAATTCGTCAGCAGCTCCATCTGGAGGAAAAGAATTTTATGCGACTGCAACTGCTTATACTGCTTATTGTAATGGATGTTCTGGCATAACTGCGACAGGCGTTAATTTGAAATCGAATCCTAATTTGAAGGTTATTGCTGTAGATCCTAGTGTTATTCCACTAGGTTCAAAAGTATGGGTAGAAGGCTATGGTTATGCGGTAGCTGGAGATACTGGTGGAGCTATCAAGGGAAACAAAATAGACTTATTTATGCCTTCTAAATCCAAGGCATATGACTTTGGTCGCAAAAAAGTACGTGTGAAAGTTTTGAACTAA
- a CDS encoding TatD family hydrolase — translation MFIDTHVHLNADQYEDDLQKVINRALDANVKKMVVIGFDRITIERAMKLVEEYSFLYAVVGWHPVDAIDCTEEDLKWIEELAAHKKVVGIGEMGLDYHWDKSPKDVQQALFRQQIRLAQKVNLPIIIHNRDATEDVIRILQEEEAHLTGGIMHCYGGSVETAKQCIEMNFMISLGGPVTFKNAKKPKEVATEIPLEYLLIETDAPYLAPHPHRGKRNEPALVTLVAEEIAHLKGITVEEVAEATTKNAERFFKITE, via the coding sequence ATGTTTATCGATACACATGTACATTTAAATGCAGATCAGTATGAGGATGATTTGCAGAAAGTAATTAATCGTGCGTTAGATGCTAATGTAAAAAAAATGGTGGTTATTGGATTTGATCGTATCACGATTGAAAGAGCCATGAAGCTGGTGGAGGAGTATTCTTTTCTTTATGCTGTAGTTGGATGGCATCCTGTGGATGCGATTGATTGTACAGAAGAGGATTTGAAGTGGATTGAAGAACTTGCAGCGCATAAAAAGGTTGTTGGAATAGGGGAAATGGGATTAGATTATCATTGGGATAAGTCCCCTAAAGACGTTCAACAGGCATTGTTTCGACAACAAATACGTTTAGCTCAGAAGGTAAATTTGCCGATTATTATTCACAATCGTGACGCAACAGAAGATGTGATACGTATTTTACAAGAGGAAGAGGCACATCTTACAGGTGGTATCATGCATTGTTATGGAGGAAGTGTAGAAACAGCTAAACAATGTATAGAGATGAATTTTATGATTTCACTTGGAGGACCTGTTACATTTAAAAATGCAAAGAAACCGAAAGAGGTAGCAACAGAAATTCCATTAGAATATTTATTGATTGAAACAGACGCACCTTATTTAGCTCCACATCCACATCGAGGGAAAAGAAATGAACCTGCTCTTGTGACACTTGTAGCGGAAGAAATAGCTCATCTAAAAGGAATTACAGTGGAAGAGGTGGCAGAAGCAACAACAAAAAATGCAGAAAGATTCTTTAAAATAACGGAATAA